The following coding sequences lie in one Arabidopsis thaliana chromosome 3, partial sequence genomic window:
- a CDS encoding alpha/beta-Hydrolases superfamily protein (alpha/beta-Hydrolases superfamily protein; CONTAINS InterPro DOMAIN/s: BAAT/Acyl-CoA thioester hydrolase C-terminal (InterPro:IPR014940); BEST Arabidopsis thaliana protein match is: alpha/beta-Hydrolases superfamily protein (TAIR:AT1G29840.1); Has 4006 Blast hits to 4003 proteins in 1107 species: Archae - 84; Bacteria - 2507; Metazoa - 7; Fungi - 75; Plants - 235; Viruses - 7; Other Eukaryotes - 1091 (source: NCBI BLink).) encodes MRTLLHNFNFVPQDSPYYKTSPFPTSSFFNVRFPIKNNQISCNKAKNLRMDPSKGIQEQRIVIPNRHNEKLVGLLHETGSTDIVVLCHGFRSNKSNQIMNNVAAAIQKEGISAFRFDFSGNGESEGSFYYGNYNHEADDLHSVVQYFSNKNRVVPIILGHSKGGDVVLLYASKYHDVRNVINLSGRYDLKKGIRERLGEDFLERIKQQGFIDVGDGKSGYRVTEKSLMDRLSTDIHEACLKIDKECRVLTVHGSEDEVIPVEDAKEFAKIIPNHKLEIVEGANHGYTEHQSQLVSTVMEFIKTVIVKNN; translated from the exons atgagAACTCTTTTGCACAACTTCAATTTTGTCCCTCAAGATTCTCCTTATTACAAAACGTCCCCTTTTCCCACATCATCCTTCTTCAACGTTCGCTTTCCCATCAAGAACAACCAAATCTCTTGTAACAAAGCAAAGAATTTGAGAATGGATCCGTCTAAGGGAATCCAAGAACAGAGGATTGTGATTCCAAACAGACACAACGAGAAGCTGGTTGGTCTGCTTCATGAAACTGGTTCTACAGACATCGTAGTCTTGTGCCATGGCTTTCGATCAAACAAG AGTAACCAAATAATGAATAATGTGGCTGCTGCTATACAGAAAGAAGGGATCAGCGCTTTTCGTTTTGATTTCTCCGGGAATGG AGAGAGTGAAGGCAGTTTCTATTATGGTAACTATAACCATGAAGCTGATGATTTACATTCTGTTGTCCAATACTTCTCTAACAAGAACCGTGTGGTTCCTATAATCCTCGGTCACAGTAAGGGAGGTGATGTTGTCCTCCTCTACGCCTCCAAGTATCATGATGTCCGCAATGTAATCAATCTCTCGGGACGTTATGATCTTAAAAAGGGTATAAGAGAGCGTCTTGGAGAAGATTTTTTGGAAAGAATTAAGCAACAAGGATTCATCGATGTTGGAGATG GAAAATCGGGGTATCGTGTTACTGAGAAGAGCTTAATGGACAGGTTAAGCACTGATATTCATGAAGCTTGCCTCAAGATTGACAAAGAGTGCAG GGTCTTGACGGTTCATGGATCGGAGGACGAGGTAATACCTGTGGAAGATGCGAAGGAGTTTGCGAAGATCATACCAAACCACAAGCTGGAGATTGTGGAAGGAGCTAATCATGGTTATACTGAGCACCAAAGTCAATTAGTTTCAACAGTTATGGAGTTCATAAAGACAGTCATTGTGAAGAACAACTAG
- a CDS encoding alpha/beta-Hydrolases superfamily protein: protein MRTLLHNFNFVPQDSPYYKTSPFPTSSFFNVRFPIKNNQISCNKAKNLRMDPSKGIQEQRIVIPNRHNEKLVGLLHETGSTDIVVLCHGFRSNKSNQIMNNVAAAIQKEGISAFRFDFSGNGESEGSFYYGNYNHEADDLHSVVQYFSNKNRVVPIILGHSKGGDVVLLYASKYHDVRNVINLSGRYDLKKGIRERLGEDFLERIKQQGFIDVGDGIVISFWFSCDVFD from the exons atgagAACTCTTTTGCACAACTTCAATTTTGTCCCTCAAGATTCTCCTTATTACAAAACGTCCCCTTTTCCCACATCATCCTTCTTCAACGTTCGCTTTCCCATCAAGAACAACCAAATCTCTTGTAACAAAGCAAAGAATTTGAGAATGGATCCGTCTAAGGGAATCCAAGAACAGAGGATTGTGATTCCAAACAGACACAACGAGAAGCTGGTTGGTCTGCTTCATGAAACTGGTTCTACAGACATCGTAGTCTTGTGCCATGGCTTTCGATCAAACAAG AGTAACCAAATAATGAATAATGTGGCTGCTGCTATACAGAAAGAAGGGATCAGCGCTTTTCGTTTTGATTTCTCCGGGAATGG AGAGAGTGAAGGCAGTTTCTATTATGGTAACTATAACCATGAAGCTGATGATTTACATTCTGTTGTCCAATACTTCTCTAACAAGAACCGTGTGGTTCCTATAATCCTCGGTCACAGTAAGGGAGGTGATGTTGTCCTCCTCTACGCCTCCAAGTATCATGATGTCCGCAATGTAATCAATCTCTCGGGACGTTATGATCTTAAAAAGGGTATAAGAGAGCGTCTTGGAGAAGATTTTTTGGAAAGAATTAAGCAACAAGGATTCATCGATGTTGGAGATGGTATTGTtatctctttttggttttcctGCGATGTCTTTGATTAG
- a CDS encoding Leucine-rich repeat protein kinase family protein (Leucine-rich repeat protein kinase family protein; FUNCTIONS IN: protein serine/threonine kinase activity, kinase activity, ATP binding; INVOLVED IN: transmembrane receptor protein tyrosine kinase signaling pathway, protein amino acid phosphorylation; LOCATED IN: endomembrane system; CONTAINS InterPro DOMAIN/s: Protein kinase, ATP binding site (InterPro:IPR017441), Protein kinase, catalytic domain (InterPro:IPR000719), Leucine-rich repeat-containing N-terminal domain, type 2 (InterPro:IPR013210), Leucine-rich repeat (InterPro:IPR001611), Serine/threonine-protein kinase-like domain (InterPro:IPR017442), Protein kinase-like domain (InterPro:IPR011009), Serine/threonine-protein kinase, active site (InterPro:IPR008271); BEST Arabidopsis thaliana protein match is: Leucine-rich repeat protein kinase family protein (TAIR:AT3G47090.1); Has 205192 Blast hits to 128567 proteins in 4736 species: Archae - 173; Bacteria - 19530; Metazoa - 65101; Fungi - 9747; Plants - 86373; Viruses - 300; Other Eukaryotes - 23968 (source: NCBI BLink).), protein MKLFLLLSFSAHLLLGADGFTDETDRQALLEFKSQVSEGKRDVLSSWNNSFPLCNWKWVTCGRKHKRVTHLNLGGLQLGGIVSPSIGNVSFLISLDLSDNAFGGIIPREVGNLFRLEHLYMAFNSLEGGIPATLSNCSRLLNLDLYSNPLRQGVPSELGSLTKLVILDLGRNNLKGKLPRSLGNLTSLKSLGFTDNNIEGEVPDELARLSQMVGLGLSMNKFFGVFPPAIYNLSALEDLFLFGSGFSGSLKPDFGNLLPNIRELNLGENDLVGAIPTTLSNISTLQKFGINKNMMTGGIYPNFGKVPSLQYLDLSENPLGSYTFGDLEFIDSLTNCTHLQLLSVGYTRLGGALPTSIANMSTELISLNLIGNHFFGSIPQDIGNLIGLQRLQLGKNMLTGPLPTSLGKLLRLGLLSLYSNRMSGEIPSFIGNLTQLEILYLSNNSFEGIVPPSLGKCSHMLDLRIGYNKLNGTIPKEIMQIPTLVNLSMEGNSLSGSLPNDIGSLQNLVKLSLENNKFSGHLPQTLGNCLAMEQLFLQGNSFDGAIPNIRGLMGVRRVDLSNNDLSGSIPEYFANFSKLEYLNLSINNFTGKVPSKGNFQNSTIVFVFGNKNLCGGIKDLKLKPCLAQEPPVETKHSSHLKKVAILVSIGIALLLLLVIASMVLCWFRKRRKNQQTNNLVPSKLEIFHEKISYGDLRNATNGFSSSNMVGSGSFGTVFKALLPTESKIVAVKVLNMQRRGAMKSFMAECESLKDTRHRNLVKLLTACASTDFQGNEFRALIYEYLPNGSVDMWLHPEEVEEIRRPPRTLTLLERLNIVIDVASVLDYLHVHCHEPIAHCDLKPSNVLLEDDLTAHVSDFGLARLLLKFDKESFLNQLSSAGVRGTIGYAAPEYGMGGQPSIHGDVYSFGVLLLEMFTGKRPTDELFGGNLTLHSYTKLALPEKVFEIADKAILHIGLRVGFRTAECLTLVLEVGLRCCEEYPTNRLATSEVAKELISIRERFFKTRRTPRR, encoded by the exons ATGAAActatttcttttactttctttcagTGCTCATTTGTTACTGGGAGCAGATGGGTTTACCGATGAAACTGATAGGCAAGCATTGTTGGAGTTCAAGTCTCAAGTTTCTGAAGGCAAAAGAGATGTCTTATCCTCATGGAATAACTCATTCCCTCTATGCAACTGGAAGTGGGTTACATGTGGTCGTAAACACAAGAGAGTTACTCATTTGAACCTCGGGGGATTACAGTTGGGCGGGATAGTATCACCATCTATCGGTAATGTATCGTTTCTCATATCACTTGATCTGTCTGATAACGCTTTTGGGGGTATCATCCCTCGAGAGGTGGGAAACTTGTTTAGACTTGAACACTTGTATATGGCCTTCAATTCTCTAGAGGGAGGGATTCCAGCCACTCTATCTAACTGCTCTAGATTGTTGAACCTTGATTTATATTCAAATCCTCTTAGACAAGGTGTTCCTTCTGAACTAGGGTCATTGACGAAACTCGTTATTTTAGATCTTGGTCGAAACAACCTGAAAGGCAAGCTCCCTAGATCTCTAGGAAACTTGACCTCTTTAAAATCGCTTGGCTTCACAGATAACAATATAGAAGGAGAAGTTCCAGATGAATTAGCTAGACTGAGTCAAATGGTGGGTCTTGGGTTATCAATGAACAAATTCTTTGGCGTTTTTCCTCCCGCCATCTACAATTTGTCCGCACTTGAGGACTTATTCCTCTTTGGTAGTGGCTTCTCGGGTAGCCTAAAGCCTGATTTTGGTAATCTGCTACCAAACATTCGTGAGTTAAATCTGGGAGAAAATGATCTAGTGGGAGCCATTCCAACAACACTTTCCAATATTTCAACTCTACAAAAGTTTggaatcaacaaaaacatgatGACAGGAGGTATATATCCGAACTTTGGAAAAGTACCGAGTTTGCAATACCTAGATCTTAGTGAGAATCCTCTAGGAAGTTACACTTTTGGAGATCTTGAATTTATTGATTCTTTGACTAATTGCACCCATTTGCAACTCTTAAGTGTTGGTTACACTAGGCTTGGGGGTGCCTTGCCTACATCCATTGCCAATATGTCCACAGAACTCATCAGTTTAAACCTTATAGGAAACCACTTTTTTGGAAGCATTCCTCAAGATATTGGGAATCTCATAGGCCTACAAAGACTTCAGTTGGGAAAAAATATGTTGACCGGACCACTCCCAACTTCTTTGGGAAAGCTTCTAAGATTGGGGTTATTAAGTCTATATTCAAATAGGATGTCAGGAGAGATTCCATCTTTTATAGGCAACCTAACTCAATTAGAAATACTATATTTGTCCAACAATAGTTTTGAGGGAATTGTTCCTCCGAGTCTCGGGAAGTGTAGTCACATGCTTGATTTACGCATTGGGTATAACAAGTTGAATGGGACTATACCGAAGGAAATTATGCAAATCCCAACCCTTGTTAACCTAAGCATGGAAGGTAACTCTTTGAGCGGCTCTCTACCAAATGATATTGGAAGTCTAcaaaatcttgtaaaactatCACTTGAGAACAATAAGTTTTCAGGACATCTCCCACAAACCTTGGGAAATTGTCTCGCGATGGAACAACTTTTTCTACAAGGAAATTCTTTTGATGGAGCAATTCCAAATATAAGAGGGTTGATGGGTGTAAGAAGAGTTGATTTGTCAAACAATGATCTATCGGGAAGTATACCTGAATATTTTGCAAACTTCTCCAAGTTGGAATATCTCAATCTATCTATTAACAATTTTACGGGAAAGGTGCCTTCCAAAGGAAATTTTCAGAACTCTACaatagtttttgtatttggaaacaaaaacctaTGTGGAGGCATCAAGGATCTGAAACTAAAGCCATGCCTCGCCCAAGAACCACCAGTGGAGACAAAGCATTCCTCTCATTTAAAGAAAGTTGCAATTTTAGTAAGCATAGGCATAGCTTTGCTATTGCTGTTGGTCATAGCTTCGATGGTTCTGTGTTGGttcagaaaaagaaggaagaaccAGCAGACAAATAACCTGGTTCCTTCTAAGTTGGAGATTTTCCATGAGAAGATAAGCTATGGAGATCTACGAAATGCGACAAATGGCTTCTCTTCAAGCAATATGGTTGGGTCAGGTAGTTTTGGTACTGTGTTCAAGGCATTGCTCCCGACGGAGAGCAAGATTGTTGCAGTGAAAGTTCTAAACATGCAGAGACGTGGAGCTATGAAGAGCTTTATGGCAGAATGTGAATCCTTGAAAGACACAAGGCATCGTAATCTTGTGAAATTACTGACAGCTTGCGCTAGTACTGATTTCCAAGGAAACGAATTCAGAGCGCTTATCTATGAGTACTTGCCGAATGGAAGCGTGGATATGTGGCTGCACCCAGAGGAAGTCGAAGAGATACGTAGGCCCCCACGAACCTTGACACTTCTTGAAAGGCTTAATATTGTCATAGACGTGGCTTCTGTTTTGGACTATCTTCATGTTCACTGTCATGAGCCTATAGCTCATTGCGATCTCAAGCCAAGCAACGTCCTTCTAGAAGATGATTTGACCGCCCATGTTAGTGATTTTGGTCTGGCTCGGCTTCTACTCAAATTCGACAAGGAGTCATTCCTTAACCAACTAAGCTCAGCCGGAGTTAGAGGAACCATCGGCTATGCCGCACCAG AATATGGAATGGGAGGACAACCATCAATACATGGTGATGTGTATAGCTTTGGGGTTCTCCTTTTAGAAATGTTCACCGGGAAACGACCAACTGATGAGTTATTTGGGGGAAATTTAACACTACATAGCTACACCAAGTTAGCGTTGCCAGAAAAAGTATTCGAAATTGCAGACAAAGCGATTCTTCACATTGGTCTTAGAGTTGGTTTCCGTACTGCTGAGTGCTTGACACTGGTTTTGGAGGTGGGACTTAGGTGCTGTGAAGAATATCCTACGAACCGGTTGGCAACGAGTGAAGTCGCAAAAGAGTTGATCTCAATCAGAGAAAGGTTCTTTAAAACCAGAAGAACACCTAGACGTTGA
- the MYB94 gene encoding myb domain protein 94, protein MKRKNCNNIRFMAPAFLSIYHKLITLLMKLSCCCCGDLGLRRCSKSCRLRWTNYLRPGIKRGNFTEHEEKMILHLQALLGNRWAAIASYLPERTDNDIKNYWNTHLKKKLKKMNDSCDSTINNGLDNKDFSISNKNTTSHQSSNSSKGQWERRLQTDINMAKQALCDALSIDKPQNPTNFSIPDLGYGPSSSSSSTTTTTTTTRNTNPYPSGVYASSAENIARLLQNFMKDTPKTSVPLPVAATEMAITTAASSPSTTEGDGEGIDHSLFSFNSIDEAEEKPKLIDHDINGLITQGSLSLFEKWLFDEQSHDMIINNMSLEGQEVLF, encoded by the exons atgaaaaggaaaaattgtaataatatCCGATTTATGGCACCAGCTTTTTTGTCCATATATCACAAATTAATTACTCTTTTAATGAAATtatcttgttgttgttgtggtgaTTTAGGTTTGAGGAGATGTAGCAAAAGCTGTAGATTGAGGTGGACTAATTATCTTCGACCTGGGATCAAGCGTGGAAATTTCACCGAGCATgaagagaagatgattctCCATCTTCAAGCTCTTTTGGGAAACAG GTGGGCAGCTATAGCATCATATCTTCCAGAAAGGACAGACAATGATATAAAGAACTATTGGAACACtcatttgaagaaaaagctcaagaagatgaatgaTTCTTGTGATAGTACTATCAACAATGGCCTTGATAATAAAGACTTCTccatatcaaacaaaaacactacCTCACATCAAAGCAGCAACTCCAGTAAAGGTCAATGGGAGAGAAGGCTTCAGACAGATATCAACATGGCTAAACAAGCTCTTTGTGATGCCTTGTCTATTGACAAACCACAAAACCCAACTAATTTTTCTATTCCCGATCTTGGTTATGgtccatcatcttcttcgtcctctaccaccaccaccaccaccaccacgaGAAACACTAATCCATACCCATCTGGGGTCTATGCTTCAAGTGCTGAGAACATTGCTCGTTTGCTTCAGAATTTTATGAAAGACACACCAAAGACCTCGGTGCCCTTGCCGGTTGCAGCCACCGAGATGGCTATCACCACGGCAGCTTCGAGCCCTAGCACAACCGAAGGAGACGGAGAAGGGATTGACCATTCTTTGTTCAGCTTCAACTCCATAGATGAAGCTGAAGAGAAGCCTAAACTAATAGACCATGACATTAATGGTCTAATTACACAAggctctctttctttgttcgAGAAATGGCTCTTTGATGAGCAAAGCCACGATATGATCATCAATAACATGTCACTAGAGGGTCAGGAAGTGTTGTTCTAG
- the MYB94 gene encoding myb domain protein 94 (myb domain protein 94 (MYB94); CONTAINS InterPro DOMAIN/s: SANT, DNA-binding (InterPro:IPR001005), Homeodomain-like (InterPro:IPR009057), Myb, DNA-binding (InterPro:IPR014778), HTH transcriptional regulator, Myb-type, DNA-binding (InterPro:IPR017930), Homeodomain-related (InterPro:IPR012287), Myb transcription factor (InterPro:IPR015495); BEST Arabidopsis thaliana protein match is: myb domain protein 96 (TAIR:AT5G62470.2); Has 8929 Blast hits to 8284 proteins in 552 species: Archae - 0; Bacteria - 0; Metazoa - 836; Fungi - 491; Plants - 5808; Viruses - 4; Other Eukaryotes - 1790 (source: NCBI BLink).): MGRPPCCDKIGVKKGPWTPEEDIILVSYIQEHGPGNWRSVPTHTGLRRCSKSCRLRWTNYLRPGIKRGNFTEHEEKMILHLQALLGNRWAAIASYLPERTDNDIKNYWNTHLKKKLKKMNDSCDSTINNGLDNKDFSISNKNTTSHQSSNSSKGQWERRLQTDINMAKQALCDALSIDKPQNPTNFSIPDLGYGPSSSSSSTTTTTTTTRNTNPYPSGVYASSAENIARLLQNFMKDTPKTSVPLPVAATEMAITTAASSPSTTEGDGEGIDHSLFSFNSIDEAEEKPKLIDHDINGLITQGSLSLFEKWLFDEQSHDMIINNMSLEGQEVLF; the protein is encoded by the exons ATGGGAAGACCACCATGCTGTGACAAGATTGGAGTGAAGAAAGGACCATGGACACCAGAGGAAGATATCATCTTGGTTTCTTACATCCAAGAACATGGTCCTGGAAACTGGAGATCTGTGCCTACTCACACAG GTTTGAGGAGATGTAGCAAAAGCTGTAGATTGAGGTGGACTAATTATCTTCGACCTGGGATCAAGCGTGGAAATTTCACCGAGCATgaagagaagatgattctCCATCTTCAAGCTCTTTTGGGAAACAG GTGGGCAGCTATAGCATCATATCTTCCAGAAAGGACAGACAATGATATAAAGAACTATTGGAACACtcatttgaagaaaaagctcaagaagatgaatgaTTCTTGTGATAGTACTATCAACAATGGCCTTGATAATAAAGACTTCTccatatcaaacaaaaacactacCTCACATCAAAGCAGCAACTCCAGTAAAGGTCAATGGGAGAGAAGGCTTCAGACAGATATCAACATGGCTAAACAAGCTCTTTGTGATGCCTTGTCTATTGACAAACCACAAAACCCAACTAATTTTTCTATTCCCGATCTTGGTTATGgtccatcatcttcttcgtcctctaccaccaccaccaccaccaccacgaGAAACACTAATCCATACCCATCTGGGGTCTATGCTTCAAGTGCTGAGAACATTGCTCGTTTGCTTCAGAATTTTATGAAAGACACACCAAAGACCTCGGTGCCCTTGCCGGTTGCAGCCACCGAGATGGCTATCACCACGGCAGCTTCGAGCCCTAGCACAACCGAAGGAGACGGAGAAGGGATTGACCATTCTTTGTTCAGCTTCAACTCCATAGATGAAGCTGAAGAGAAGCCTAAACTAATAGACCATGACATTAATGGTCTAATTACACAAggctctctttctttgttcgAGAAATGGCTCTTTGATGAGCAAAGCCACGATATGATCATCAATAACATGTCACTAGAGGGTCAGGAAGTGTTGTTCTAG
- a CDS encoding transcription regulator/ zinc ion binding protein (transcription regulators;zinc ion binding; FUNCTIONS IN: transcription regulator activity, zinc ion binding; INVOLVED IN: regulation of transcription; LOCATED IN: nucleus; EXPRESSED IN: 23 plant structures; EXPRESSED DURING: 14 growth stages; CONTAINS InterPro DOMAIN/s: Zinc finger, C2HC5-type (InterPro:IPR009349); Has 342 Blast hits to 320 proteins in 176 species: Archae - 0; Bacteria - 0; Metazoa - 119; Fungi - 117; Plants - 38; Viruses - 0; Other Eukaryotes - 68 (source: NCBI BLink).): MGTAVGQWLEEALVDLCRKPETGLNFDRDVISGLVSYCDLAQPVDAKEYLDNIIGKEGKSIIAEYLQRRGYKDPSSHVAASSGPELQMYVKPKVDNGASSGTKKPFKTPKEGTSSNQQAGTGKLTAPAQQVNPKKKKGGKVISLAEAAKGSIVFQQGKPCACQARRHHLVSNCLSCGKIVCEQEGEGPCSFCGALVLKEGSTYAGLEVGYTPVSDADVAAEAYAKRLVEYDRNSAARTTVIDDQSDYYESESSTWLSAEEKELVRKKREEIEEAERVKKSKVVMTFDLIGRKVLLNEDDISELESGNRILGPPETKNVNRIKPNPTARLVPIFLDPGPTEKKPNSTTTKKDNKKNRNGLCLEITGRVQHDRSELKYLQADPKSDGKSWPSGNDGLHVEDGGECSLDYD; the protein is encoded by the exons atgggaaCGGCGGTGGGACAGTGGCTAGAGGAAGCGCTTGTTGACCTCTGCCGCAAACCAGAGACCGGTTTGAATTTCGATCGTGATGTCATCTCCGGTTTAGTCTCCTATTGCGATCTTGCTCAGCCTGTCGATGCCAAGGAATATCTCGAC AATATTATTGGAAAAGAAGGCAAAAGCATCATTGCAGAATATCTACAGCGAAGAGGATACAAAGATCCATCTAGCCATGTAGCAGCCAGTTCAGGTCCAGAACTGCAAATGTATGTTAAGCCAAAAGTGGATAATGGTGCTTCTAGTGGAACCAAGAAACCGTTTAAAACACCAAAAGAGGGAACATCTTCTAATCAGCAAGCTGGAACTGGGAAATTAACAGCTCCCGCCCAGCAAGTTAATcctaagaagaaaaaaggtgGAAAGGTGATTTCTCTTGCCGAAGCAGCTAAAGGATCAATAGTGTTTCAGCAAGGAAAACCGTGTGCATGCCAAGCTCGTAGACACCACTTAGTGAGCAACTGCTTGTCGTGTGGGAAAATAGTGTGCGAACAAGAAGGAGAAGGGCCTTGCAGTTTTTGCGGAGCACTTGTGCTGAAAGAAGGAAGTACATATGCTGGGCTAGAGGTAGGGTATACTCCAGTATCTGATGCTGATGTGGCAGCTGAAGCATATGCGAAAAGGCTTGTAGAGTATGATAGAAATTCGGCCGCACGTACAACGGTTATTGATGACCAAAGCGATTACTATGAATCTGAGAGCAGTACTTGGCTCTCTGCGGAG GAAAAAGAGCTAGTGAGGAAGAAGCGagaggagattgaagaagctgAACGAGTAAAAAAGAGCAAAGTGGTTATGACATTTGATTTAATCGGCCGTAAG GTTCTGTTAAATGAAGATGATATCTCAGAACTAGAATCAGGGAACAGGATTCTGGGACCACCTGAGACTAAAAACGTGAACAGAATAAAACCGAACCCGACTGCAAGACTCGTTCCAATCTTCTTAGACCCAGGACCAACCGAGAAGAAGCCAAACAGCACCACCACCAagaaagacaacaagaaaaaccgAAACGGTTTGTGTCTAGAGATCACAGGAAGGGTGCAACATGACAGAAGTGAACTCAAATACTTACAAGCCGATCCAAAATCGGACGGTAAATCTTGGCCATCAGGAAACGATGGACTTCATGTAGAAGATGGTGGTGAATGTTCCTTAGATTACgactaa